A genomic segment from Hippoglossus stenolepis isolate QCI-W04-F060 chromosome 3, HSTE1.2, whole genome shotgun sequence encodes:
- the LOC118105082 gene encoding transcription cofactor HES-6-like, with translation MKAAEIRLSLHRPLQHRDPHMAPTITAARTNSQEHLTRSHKLRKPLVEKLRRERINSSIELLKSLLGPEFLNQQPDSKLEKADILEMTVCFLTQLLQQNQQQRRLMKHFNKLQSSSEEKLTEADFSPLSSTVHSSITKDQSPVSSAPWRPW, from the exons ATGAAGGCAGCAGAGATCAGATTGTCTCTACACAGACCTCTACAGCACAGAGATCCACACATGGCTCCTACAATCACTGCAGCAAGGACCAACTCTCAGGAGCATCTGACTCGGAGCCACAAG ctcagaaagCCTCTGGTGGAGAAGTTACGCAGAGAGCGAATCAACAGCAGCATCGAGCTGCTCAAGTCTCTCCTGGGTCCAGAGTTCCTCAACCAGCAGCCAGACTCCAAGCTGGAGAAAGCAGACATCCTGGAGATGACCGTTTGCTTCctgacacagctgctgcagcagaaccagcagcagagaagactGATGAAGCACTTCAACAAGCTGCAGTCTTCCTCTGAGGAGAAGCTGACAGAGGCTGACTTCTCTCCTCTGAGCTCCACAGTCCACAGCAGCATCACCAAAGACCAGAGTCCAgtcagcagcgccccctggaggccgTGGTAG
- the LOC118105078 gene encoding transcription factor HES-5-like — MKAAEIRLSLHRPLQHRDPHMAPTITAARTNSQEHLRLQLRKPLVEKLRRRRINSSIELLKSLLGPEFLNQQPDSKLEKADILEMTVCFLTQLLQQNQQQRRLMKHFNKLQSSSEEKLTEADSLL, encoded by the exons ATGAAGGCAGCAGAGATCAGATTGTCTCTACACAGACCTCTACAGCACAGAGATCCACACATGGCTCCTACAATCACTGCAGCAAGGACCAACTCTCAGGAGCATCTCAGACTCCAA ctcagaaagCCTCTGGTGGAGAAGTTACGCAGAAGGCGAATCAACAGCAGCATCGAGCTGCTCAAGTCTCTCCTGGGTCCAGAGTTCCTCAACCAGCAGCCAGACTCCAAGCTGGAGAAAGCAGACATCCTGGAGATGACCGTTTGCTTCctgacacagctgctgcagcagaaccagcagcagagaagactGATGAAGCACTTCAACAAGCTGCAGTCTTCCTCTGAGGAGAAGCTGACAGAGGCTGATTCTCTCCTCTGA